A region of Culicoides brevitarsis isolate CSIRO-B50_1 chromosome 1, AGI_CSIRO_Cbre_v1, whole genome shotgun sequence DNA encodes the following proteins:
- the LOC134828062 gene encoding dynein axonemal assembly factor 1 homolog, producing MGRESLLNKMTKKAILDSCIKNNLYRLPKLNDVLYLHFQGYSAIENLEEYTELKCLWLESNAISEIKGLQNQKLLKCLFLQNNLIEKIENLDELKVLDTLNLCHNYIKKIENCGVDQLPLLNTLNISHNCLKLAEHLEGLKDCKYLSVLDISHNKIEDVVVVKILGDMPQLKVLTMTGNPVINQIPQYRKTLILECKELTYLDSRPVFPRDRACAEAWKRGGFAEEQQEHHRWNKEERRKTRESVNALLALRSKASGDTHFEPLRSSSDEEDDDNVDSQKLKKQTTNIGPNLYDENLNFEQFNLNEWREIEQTLMNTEYAEPDKLQIGNNYTLEKRFDPSDDLETNQESLNSNTNGEEQLINKTQTASNEKIDENKTNEDVINSTSLPEDFAYTFPVKVERSITDDTFPVNDKCEPYCLQQNTKNWTRNIVTEILDGFDSSIPLTPVKQTCATIQIEENSEMDAQREVDDVSVFSKTVLLKNYKNQMEHSFTGPDLCSSELIEKKESDFITTSAFKESSKLQERSSISKTQKKESKKEFDLPSPWNELWFSSSSEEESDSKNDEILKNPIQKVESQVVQLCNSSVSNNFDFKNGSSKDEDCIETSDGLFTKKPIPEALDTETSDIEDNISAVSKADSKYKNKEEVWQIDLHDNQIRCIEKSCSELSLLTYEPRMPSFDFTKEPKDKLFLINKLLESGTNLTFGMDNTLTVGGVLQVTDVERLQAESFRERSDKLQDLCKRIYARRDEINAKFDKIQALWGDFKNPHKGLTKKSEICVAGTSKNSVAEIDFNSLLTKTVNLVQESSKVYNDMCNGDSSDPRSLNDWKSIYLLQPVQSGMFNTNIDLGNDEEKITKGIVSLIIESCVEFNMMREFQFINFENNLKGVVQKYRQRLQKFLNHRNDKQKDNLDTLMTEWRSDRGSAYDFKNIFMSEDEEVREKLKLIVYHEYSIDLDNDQEKVMHLWRMILTCKQVYVGHQMVEKLVVQETSSDDDTSNSDTE from the exons atgggACGTGAAAGCCTTTTGAATAA AATGACTAAAAAAGCCATACTAGATTCATGTATAAAGAATAACTTGTACCGACTACCGAAATTGAATGATGTTTTGTACTTACACTTTCAAG GCTATTCAGCAATTGAAAACCTTGAAGAATACACCGAGTTGAAATGCTTATGGTTAGAGAGCAACGCAATTTCAGAAATCAAGGGTTTGCAAAaccaaaaacttctaaaatgtttgtttctccaaaataacttaattgag aaaattgaaaatttagatGAACTGAAAGTGCTTGATACGTTGAACTTATGtcataattatataaaaaagataGAAAATTGTGGGGTTGATCAACTTCCATTGTTAAACACTCTCAACATTTCTCACAATTGTTTGAAACTAGCCGAGCATTTAGAAGGCCTGAAAGACTGCAAATATTTGTCAGTTTTAGATATAtctcataataaaattgaggatgttgttgttgttaaaattttggggGATATGCCGCAACTAAAAGTATTAACAATGACAGGAAACCCAGTCATCAATCAAATTCCACAGTATcgcaaaactttaattttggaGTGT aaagaacTCACTTACTTAGACAGTCGTCCTGTATTTCCAAGAGATCGTGCTTGCGCAGAAGCATGGAAACGTGGAGGCTTTGCTGAGGAGCAACAAGAACATCATCGTTGGAATAAAGAAGAACGTCGAAAAACAAGAGAAAGTGTTAATG CTTTATTAGCACTACGTTCAAAAGCAAGTGGCGACACACATTTTGAACCACTACGTAGCAGTAGTGACGAAGAGGACGATGATAATGTTGAttcacaaaaacttaaaaaacaaactaCTAATATTGGTCCAAATCTCTACGACGAAAACTTAAACTTTGAGCAGTTTAATTTGAATGAGTGGcgtgaaattgaacaaacgcTAATGAACACTGAATATGCAGAGCCCGATAAGCTACAAATCGGCAATAATTATACTTTAGAAAAACGATTTGATCCGTCAGATGATTTAGAGACAAATCAAGAAAGTTTGAACTCCAATACCAATGGTGAGgagcaattaattaataaaacacaGACAGCTTCGAAtgaaaaaatcgatgaaaacaAAACGAATGAAGATGTAATTAACAGCACATCGTTACCAGAAGATTTTGCATACACTTTTCCCGTTAAGGTTGAAAGATCAATTACAGATGACACTTTTCCTGTAAATGACAAATGTGAGCCATATTGTTTGcaacaaaacacgaaaaactGGACAAGAAACATTGTTACTGAAATACTTGATGGTTTTGATAGCTCAATACCATTGACTCCGGTAAAACAAACTTGTGCTACGATtcaaatagaagaaaattcagaaatgGATGCACAAAGAGAAGTCGATGATGTCTCTGTTTTTTCTAAAAcggttttgttaaaaaactaCAAGAATCAAATGGAACATTCGTTCACTGGCCCAGATTTATGTTCTTCAgagttaattgaaaaaaaggaatcGGATTTTATAACTACATCTGCTTTCAAGGAGTCCTCAAAATTACAAGAACGTTCATCGATATCCAAAACTCAAAAGAAGGAATCTAAAAAAGAATTTGATCTTCCATCACCTTGGAACGAACTGTGGTTTTCGTCATCTTCCGAAGAAGAATCTGattctaaaaatgatgaaattctaAAGAACCCTATCCAAAAAGTTGAGTCTCAAGTCGTGCAATTGTGTAACTCAAGTGTTTCcaacaattttgattttaagaatGGCAGTTCTAAAGACGAAGATTGTATCGAAACTTCAGAtggtttatttacaaaaaaaccaATTCCTGAAGCTTTGGATACGGAAACATCGGATATCGAAGACAACATATCCGCAGTAAGTAAAGCAgattcaaaatacaaaaacaaagaaGAAGTGTGGCAAATCGACTTGCATGATAATCAAATTAGGTGCAtcgaaaaaagttgttccgAGTTGTCTTTGTTAACGTACGAGCCTCGAATGCCATCTTTCGATTTCACAAAGGAACCTAAGGACAAGCTCTTTCtcattaataaacttttggaGTCGGGAACTAATTTGACATTTGGAATGGATAACACTCTGACAGTTGGTGGAGTTTTACAAGTAACTGATGTAGAAAGATTACAAGCTGAATCTTTCAGAGAACGATCGGACAAGTTACAAGACTTGTGTAAAAGAATCTATGCACGTCGCGATGAAATTAATGCTAAATTTGATAAGATTCAGGCATTGTGGGGCGACTTTAAAAATCCCCATAAAGGATTGACGAAAAAATCTGAGATTTGTGTTGCAGGAACAAGCAAAAATTCCGTTGCAGAGATTGACTTCAACTCATTATTGACAAAAACTGTAAACTTAGTTCAAGAATCTTCTAAAGTGTATAATGACATGTGTAATGGTGACTCTTCGGATCCACGTTCACTAAACGATTGGAAGAGCATCTACTTACTGCAGCCAGTTCAAAGTGGAATGTTTAATACCAATATTGACTTAGGCAAcgatgaggaaaaaataacgaaaggAATCGTGTCTCTTATTATCGAAAGCTGTGTCGAGTTCAACATGATGcgagaatttcaatttataaattttgaaaataatctaAAGGGTGTAGTGCAAAAATATCGTCAGAGACTTCAGAAGTTCTTGAACCACCGAAATGATAAACAAAAAGATAATTTAGATACATTGATGACAGAGTGGCGAAGCGACAGAGGATCTGCTTATGActtcaaaaatatctttatgtctgaagacgaagaagttcgagaaaaattaaaacttattgtATATCATGAGTATTCAATCGATTTGGATAACGATCAAGAAAAGGTCATGCACTTATGGCGAATGATATTAACATGCAAACAGGTGTACGTAGGTCATCAAATGGTAGAAAAATTAGTCGTTCAAGAGACTTCATCAGATGATGATACTTCAAATTCTGAcacagaataa